The proteins below are encoded in one region of Phaseolus vulgaris cultivar G19833 chromosome 1, P. vulgaris v2.0, whole genome shotgun sequence:
- the LOC137815017 gene encoding wall-associated receptor kinase-like 20, with amino-acid sequence MEFTTRHFLMAILLLMLSRAPQGSPATPCPACGNTTVPFPLSTTSTCGDQSYKIRCSSGTLIFDTLNNSYPIESIDAKSQRLVIQPAALVQNTCVSTDKVHQGIQLNSTLPFNITSSNTIVYLNCTLTLLQSPLNCSAASACHAYINATASAASCQSGPLCCTYRTGGSSNSYMIRVRDSGCSAYSSFVNLNSAQPVSRWPEPGLEIQWLSPRETVCGSQEDCDSATSTCGPDASSTIGIKRCFCHDGLVWDPIQGVCSKKITCQNPDGCGDSTKKKAIIAGSVCGAGAAIILAIIAFLLYKRNKRIKEAQARLAKEREGILNASNGGRAAKLFSGKEIKKATNDFSNDRLLGVGGYGEVYKGFLQDGTPVAVKCAKLGNAKGIDQVLNEVRILCQVNHRNLVGLLGCCVELEQPILVYEFIENGTLLDHLQGQIPKGRGLLSWTHRLQIARHTAEGLAYLHFMAVPPVYHRDVKSSNILLDINMYAKVSDFGLSRLAQTDMSHISTCAQGTLGYLDPEYYRNYQLTDKSDVYSFGVVLLELLTAQKAIDFNRAPDDVNLAVYVHRMVEEELLVDVIDPVLKNVATTIELETMKAVAFLALGCLEEKRQNRPSMKEVAEEIEYIISIASAKVVE; translated from the exons ATGGAGTTCACCACGAGGCACTTTCTCATGGCAATTCTGCTGCTGATGCTATCACGCGCCCCACAAGGGTCCCCTGCCACGCCGTGCCCCGCGTGCGGCAACACCACGGTGCCGTTTCCCCTCAGCACCACCTCGACATGCGGCGACCAGTCGTACAAAATCCGGTGCAGCTCCGGCACACTCATATTCGACACGTTGAACAACTCGTACCCGATCGAGTCCATCGACGCCAAATCGCAGCGCCTTGTGATCCAGCCCGCGGCGCTCGTGCAGAACACGTGCGTCTCTACCGATAAGGTACACCAGGGGATCCAGCTCAACAGCACCCTCCCCTTCAATATCACCAGTTCCAACACCATCGTCTACCTCAACTGCACCCTCACGCTCCTCCAGTCCCCCCTCAACTGCTCCGCCGCCAGCGCCTGCCACGCCTACATCAACGCCACCGCCTCCGCCGCCTCCTGCCAGAGCGGCCCCCTCTGCTGCACCTACCGCACCGGCGGCTCCAGCAACTCCTATATGATTCGCGTTAGAGACTCTGGCTGCAGCGCCTACTCCAGCTTCGTTAACCTCAACTCGGCTCAACCTGTGAGCCGCTGGCCCGAACCGGGTTTGGAGATTCAGTGGCTCTCGCCTAGAGAAACCGTCTGTGGGTCCCAGGAGGATTGCGACTCTGCCACGTCGACTTGTGGGCCCGACGCCTCCTCTACGATCGGGATCAAGAGGTGCTTCTGTCACGATGGGCTCGTGTGGGACCCCATCCAAGGGGTGTGCTCTAAAA AAATTACTTGCCAGAACCCTGATGGTTGTGGGGACTCCACTAAAAAAAAGGCCATAATAGCAG GTTCAGTATGTGGGGCTGGAGCTGCAATCATCCTTGCCATCATTGCCTTTCTACTCTACAAACGCAACAAGCGCATTAAAGAAGCACAAGCACGGCTAGCCAAAGAGCGTGAAGGAATTCTGAATGCCAGTAATGGGGGAAGAGCGGCTAAACTTTTCAGTGGCAAAGAGATAAAGAAAGCCACAAACGACTTCTCCAATGACCGACTTCTTGGTGTTGGAGGCTATGGTGAAGTTTACAAGGGCTTTCTTCAAGATGGTACTCCTGTGGCTGTCAAGTGTGCTAAGCTTGGCAACGCCAAAGGCATTGATCAAGTGCTCAATGAGGTTCGCATATTATGCCAAGTTAACCACCGAAACCTTGTTGGTCTACTTGGTTGCTGCGTGGAACTGGAGCAGCCTATTTTGGTTTATGAGTTCATAGAAAATGGTACCCTTCTTGATCACTTGCAAGGTCAAATTCCTAAGGGCCGTGGTTTGCTTAGTTGGACACATCGCCTTCAAATTGCACGTCACACTGCTGAGGGTCTTGCTTACCTTCACTTCATGGCTGTGCCTCCTGTCTACCACAGAGATGTCAAGTCCAGCAATATTCTCCTAGATATCAATATGTATGCCAAGGTTTCAGATTTTGGGTTGTCTAGGTTGGCTCAGACAGATATGAGTCATATCTCCACTTGTGCTCAGGGGACTCTTGGTTACCTTGATCCTGAGTATTATAGGAACTACCAATTGACTGATAAGAGTGATGTTTACAGTTTTGGAGTGGTGCTTCTTGAGCTTTTGACAGCTCAGAAGGCAATAGATTTTAACAGGGCACCAGATGATGTGAACTTGGCAGTTTATGTGCATAGAATGGTGGAGGAGGAACTGTTGGTGGATGTCATTGATCCAGTGTTGAAGAATGTAGCCACCACTATAGAGCTAGAGACTATGAAAGCAGTGGCATTTCTGGCATTGGGCTGCTTAGAGGAAAAGAGACAGAATCGACCTTCAATGAAAGAGGTAGCAGAGGAGATTGAGTACATCATTAGTATTGCCTCAGCAAAGGTAGTggagtag
- the LOC137816110 gene encoding blue copper protein 1a-like produces MALSPLTILVLIATIFLPSIAVARDFVVGDDHGWTEGFDYSTWTADKTFQVGDVLVFKYVVGEHNVIKVNGTAFRSCTVPPESEVLTTGNDRIVLATPGRKWYICGVTGHCNAGQKLFITVQAQTLPPTLPPAPAPSPFQDGPGFDGWVPKKLLTIFH; encoded by the exons ATGGCTCTTTCACCACTCACCATACTTGTGCTCATTGCCACCATCTTCCTCCCATCAATTGCTGTGGCCAGGGACTTTGTAGTTGGGGATGATCATGGATGGACAGAAGGGTTTGATTACTCAACTTGGACTGCAGATAAGACCTTCCAAGTTGGGGACGTACTTG TATTCAAGTATGTTGTTGGAGAACACAATGTGATCAAAGTGAATGGAACTGCATTCCGGAGCTGCACAGTTCCTCCAGAAAGTGAAGTATTGACTACTGGAAATGACCGTATTGTGTTGGCAACTCCTGGGAGAAAATGGTACATATGTGGTGTTACAGGTCACTGCAATGCTGGGCAAAAACTTTTTATTACAGTTCAAGCCCAAACACTGCCTCCAACCCTACCACCTGCCCCTGCACCTTCACCTTTTCAGGATGGACCTGGTTTTGATGGATGGGTGCCTAAGAAGCTATTAACTATATTTCATTAA
- the LOC137815018 gene encoding mannose-1-phosphate guanylyltransferase 1: protein MKALILVGGFGTRLRPLTLSVPKPLVDFANKPMILHQIEALKAIGVDEVVLAINYQPEVMLNFLKEFEAKLGIKITCSQETEPLGTAGPLALARDKLVDASGEPFFVLNSDVISEYPLKQMIAFHKSHGGEASIMVTKVDEPSKYGVVVMDETTGQVEKFVEKPKLFVGNKINAGIYLLNPSVLDRIELRPTSIEKEVFPNIAAAKKLYAMILPGFWMDIGQPRDYISGLTLYLDSLRKNSPSKLASGSHIVGNVIVHETANIGEGCLIGPDVAIGPGCVIESGVRLSRCTVMRGVRIKKHSCISSSIIGWHSTVGQWARVENMTILGEDVHVCDEVYSNGGVVLPHKEIKSNILKPEIVM from the exons ATGAAGGCGCTGATTTTGGTTGGAGGGTTTGGAACAAGGTTGAGGCCATTGACACTCAGTGTTCCCAAGCCTCTTGTTGATTTTGCTAACAAGCCCATGATTCTGCATCAG ATAGAGGCTCTCAAGGCCATTGGAGTCGATGAAGTGGTACTAGCTATTAATTACCAACCAGAG GTTATGTTGAATTTCTTGAAGGAATTTGAGGCAAAACTTGGCATCAAAATCACTTGTTCTCAAGAAACTGAACCACTGGGTACTGCAGGCCCCTTGGCTCTTGCTAGGGATAAGCTGGTAGATGCCTCTGGAGAGCCATTTTTTGTTCTCAACAGTGATGTTATCAGTGAGTATCCACTTAAACAAATGATTGCATTCCACAAATCCCATGGAGGAGAGGCTTCCATAATGGTGACAAAG GTTGATGAGCCGTCAAAATATGGTGTGGTTGTAATGGACGAGACTACTGGACAGGTTGAGAAATTTGTTGAAAAACCGAAGTTGTTTGTTGGTAACAAAATCAATGCTGGAATCTACCTTTTGAACCCCTCAGTTTTGGATCGAATTGAACTGAGACCCACTTCTATCGAGAAAGAGGTGTTTCCTAATATCGCAGCTGCGAAAAAGCTATACGCAATGATCCTGCCAGGATTTTGGATGGACATCGGACAACCAAGGGACTATATTTCTGGCCTGACACTTTACCTGGACTCATTGAGGAAAAACTCCCCTTCCAAACTGGCCAGTGGTTCACACATTGTGGGAAACGTCATTGTGCACGAAACTGCCAATATTGGTGAGGGATGTCTCATTGGACCTGATGTTGCAATCGGTCCTGGCTGTGTCATTGAGTCAGGTGTCAGGCTTTCACGCTGCACAGTTATGCGAGGAGTTCGGATTAAAAAGCACTCTTGCATATCCAGCAGTATCATTGGATGGCATTCGACCGTAGGGCAATGGGCCCGTGTGGAGAATATGACTATCCTTGGAGAAGATGTCCATGTTTGTGATGAAGTTTACAGCAATGGTGGTGTAGTTTTACCCCACAAGGAGATCAAGTCAAACATTCTGAAGCCAGAGATAGTCATGTGA
- the LOC137815019 gene encoding delta-1-pyrroline-5-carboxylate synthase-like, which translates to MENADPNRHFLKDVKRIVIKVGTAVVTRQDGRVAVGKLGALCEQIKELNSLGYEIILVSSGAVGLGRQRLRYRKLINSSFADLQKPQVELDGKACAAVGQSSLMALYDALFSQLDVTSAQLLVTDNDFRDKDFRKQLSETVKSLLGLKVIPIFNENDAVSTRKAPYEDSSGIFWDNDSLSALLALELKADLLILLSDVEGLYSGPPSDPGSKLIHTYIKEIHQNEITFGDKSRVGRGGMTAKVKASIHAADAGIPVIITSGYAAENILNVLHGQRIGTLFHKDAHKWAPIKEFDARQMAVAARDCSRRLQAMSSEERKQILLKIADALEAHQEEIRIENEADVASAQEEGCEKSLVARLVLKKEKLASLANNIRIIANMEDPIGRVLKRTELAEGLILEKTSSPLGVLLIVFESRPEALVQIASLAIRSGNGLLLKGGKEAKRSNAILHKVITEAIPDSVGEKLIGLVTSRAEIPELLKLDDVIDLVIPRGSNKLVSQIKSSTKIPVMGHADGICHVYVDKSADLEMAKKIVLDAKVDYPAGCNAMETLLVHKDLVEKGWLNNITVDLRTEGVTLFGGPKASPLLNIPLARTLHLEYNSLTCTVEIVDDVYAAIDHINLYGSSHTDSIVTEDHEVADVFLRQVDSAAVFHNASTRFSDGARFGLGAEVGISTSRIHARGPVGVDGLLTTRWILKGSGQIVDGDKAITYTHKDLAI; encoded by the exons ATGGAGAACGCAGATCCTAATAGACATTTTCTCAAAGATGTTAAGCGCATCGTTATCAAG GTTGGGACTGCTGTGGTTACTCGCCAAGATGGAAGGGTGGCGGTTGGAAAATTAGGGGCACTATGTGAGCAG ATTAAGGAGCTGAACTCTCTTGGTTATGAGATTATTTTGGTGTCATCAGGTGCTGTTGGCCTTGGTCGCCAAAGGCTTAGATACAGAAAATTAATCAACAGCAG CTTTGCTGACCTTCAGAAGCCGCAAGTTGAACTTGATGGCAAGGCTTGTGCTGCTGTTGGACAAAGCAGTCTTATGGCTCTTTATGATGCTTTGTTTAGTCAG CTAGATGTGACATCTGCTCAGCTTCTTGTGACAGACAATGATTTTCGAGACAAAGATTTCAGAAAGCAACTCAGCGAAACTGTGAAATCACTGTTAGGATTAAAAGTTATTCCCATATTTAACGAGAACGATGCAGTTAGTACTAGGAAAGCTCCATATGAG GATTCTTCTGGCATATTTTGGGATAATGACAGTTTATCAGCTTTATTGGCATTGGAATTAAAAGCTGATCTTCTTATTTTGTTGAGTGACGTAGAGGGTCTTTATAGTGGCCCTCCGAGTGACCCAGGTTCAAAGCTTATTCATACATACATTAAAGAAATACATCAAAATGAAATTACTTTTGGAGACAAGTCTAGAGTGGGAAGAGGTGGTATGACTGCCAAAGTAAAGGCTTCTATTCATGCAGCTGATGCTGGCATTCCTGTTATCATTACCAG TGGTTATGCAGCAGAAAATATCCTTAATGTTCTCCATGGACAACGTATTGGAACCCTCTTCCATAAAGATGCCCATAAATGGGCCCCAATAAAAGAGTTTGACGCTCGCCAGATGGCAGTTGCAGCTAGGGACTGTTCCAGAAGGCTTCAG GCCATGTCTTCAGAAGAGAGGAAACAAATTTTACTAAAAATAGCTGATGCTTTGGAAGCACATCAAGAAGAGATCAGGATTGAAAATGAAGCTGATGTTGCCTCTGCACAAGAAGAAGGATGTGAAAAATCCTTGGTGGCTAGGCTGGTTTTAAAGAAGGAGAAG CTTGCAAGCCTTGCAAACAACATTCGAATTATTGCAAACATGGAAGATCCAATTGGTCGAGTGCTAAAACGAACCGAG CTCGCAGAAGGGCTGATTTTGGAGAAAACATCATCTCCTTTAGGTGTTCTCTTAATTGTTTTTGAGTCTCGCCCTGAGGCACTAGTGCAG ATAGCTTCTTTAGCAATCCGAAGTGGGAATGGGCTTCTCTTGAAAGGAGGCAAGGAGGCTAAGAGATCAAATGCAATTTTGCACAAG GTTATTACTGAAGCCATACCAGATTCTGTCGGTGAAAAACTTATTGGACTTGTGACATCAAGAGCAGAAATTCCTGAGTTACTCAAG TTGGATGATGTAATTGATCTGGTGATTCCAAGAGGCAGCAACAAACTTGTCTCTCAGATCAAGAGTTCGACTAAAATTCCTGTTATGGGTCATGCTG ATGGAATTTGTCATGTCTATGTTGATAAATCTGCTGATTTGGAGATGGCAAAGAAGATTGTACTGGATGCAAAAGTAGATTATCCAGCAGGTTGCAATGCCATG gAAACACTTCTTGTTCACAAGGACTTAGTAGAGAAAGGTTGGCTCAATAATATTACTGTTGACCTACGGACAGAAG GTGTTACATTGTTCGGAGGACCGAAGGCAAGTCCGTTGTTAAATATTCCACTGGCTCGTACATTACATCTCGAGTACAATTCATTGACATGCACAGTTGAAATTGTGGATGATGTTTATGCAGCTATTGATCATATAAATCTTTATGGAAG TTCACATACTGATTCCATTGTTACAGAAGATCATGAAGTAGCTGATGTATTTCTACGTCAAGTTGACAG TGCTGCTGTTTTTCACAATGCTAGTACAAGATTCAGTGATGGGGCACGATTTGGTCTAGGGGCAGAG GTGGGAATAAGTACAAGCAGGATTCATGCTCGGGGTCCAGTAGGAGTTGATGGATTGTTAACAACCAGATG GATTCTCAAAGGAAGTGGACAGATAGTGGATGGTGACAAAGCAATTACCTACACCCACAAAGACCTTGCTATTTGA
- the LOC137815021 gene encoding uncharacterized protein isoform X2 — protein MEDESYTISNTSHLLGSVPAVITDEKSSTAHDVPYASMQTFPPANGVGRGQAYQTAGTPTASGQQSTSYWQVIFSVSSYTQYFNVDTDVVVNRLMSSLNPVGGDFFNKIDANPDLYGLIWISTTLVFVLALLGNLATYLTQKHADNTTSWSFDVSFVNTAAWSIYGYVIVVPLAYYFFLQYMGSNANIIRFWCMWGYSLTIFIMSSFLLLVPVGFLRWIIIILSGVASASFVALNLRSFIEGNDVSVAVIAAFFLQIALAVFIKVRFFG, from the exons ATGGAGGACGAATCTTACACCATAAGCAACACCAGCCATTTGCTCGGTTCTGTTCCC GCTGTCATAACCGATGAAAAGAGTAGCACAGCTCATGACG TCCCTTATGCGAGCATGCAAACATTCCCCCCTGCCAATGGGGTTGGCAGAGGACAGGCATATCAAACTGCTGGAACTCCAACTG CATCTGGGCAACAATCAACAAGCTACTGGCAGGTAATCTTTAGTGTCTCATCCTACACACAGTATTTCAATGTGGACACAGATGTTGTTGTAAACAGATTGATGAGTTCCTTGAATCCAGTTGGTGGAGATTTTTTTAACAAGATAGATGCTAATCCTGATTT GTATGGACTTATATGGATCTCAACAACATTAGTTTTTGTCCTTGCCTTACTCGGAAATCTTGCCACATACCTTACGCAAAAACATGCAGATAACACTACTTCTTGGAGCTTTGATGTCAGCTTTGTAAATACAGCTGCGTGGTCTATCTATGGCTATGTTATAGTGGTCCCGTTGGCATACTACTTTTTCCTTCAGTATATGGGTTCAAATGCTAACATTATTCGGTTCTGGTGCATGTGGGGTTATTCCCTCACCATTTTCATTATGTCCTCT TTTCTATTGCTTGTTCCAGTTGGATTTCTTCGTTGGATTATAATAATCCTTTCCGGCGTCGCTTCAGCTAGCTTTGTTGCCTTGAACCTAAGGTCTTTTATAGAAGGAAATGATGTTTCAGTGGCTGTAATTGCTGCATTTTTCTTGCAAATTGCTTTGGCTGTCTTCATCAAGGTTCGTTTCTTTGGATAA
- the LOC137815021 gene encoding uncharacterized protein isoform X1, translating to MEDESYTISNTSHLLGSVPAVITDEKSSTAHDVPYASMQTFPPANGVGRGQAYQTAGTPTEASGQQSTSYWQVIFSVSSYTQYFNVDTDVVVNRLMSSLNPVGGDFFNKIDANPDLYGLIWISTTLVFVLALLGNLATYLTQKHADNTTSWSFDVSFVNTAAWSIYGYVIVVPLAYYFFLQYMGSNANIIRFWCMWGYSLTIFIMSSFLLLVPVGFLRWIIIILSGVASASFVALNLRSFIEGNDVSVAVIAAFFLQIALAVFIKVRFFG from the exons ATGGAGGACGAATCTTACACCATAAGCAACACCAGCCATTTGCTCGGTTCTGTTCCC GCTGTCATAACCGATGAAAAGAGTAGCACAGCTCATGACG TCCCTTATGCGAGCATGCAAACATTCCCCCCTGCCAATGGGGTTGGCAGAGGACAGGCATATCAAACTGCTGGAACTCCAACTG AAGCATCTGGGCAACAATCAACAAGCTACTGGCAGGTAATCTTTAGTGTCTCATCCTACACACAGTATTTCAATGTGGACACAGATGTTGTTGTAAACAGATTGATGAGTTCCTTGAATCCAGTTGGTGGAGATTTTTTTAACAAGATAGATGCTAATCCTGATTT GTATGGACTTATATGGATCTCAACAACATTAGTTTTTGTCCTTGCCTTACTCGGAAATCTTGCCACATACCTTACGCAAAAACATGCAGATAACACTACTTCTTGGAGCTTTGATGTCAGCTTTGTAAATACAGCTGCGTGGTCTATCTATGGCTATGTTATAGTGGTCCCGTTGGCATACTACTTTTTCCTTCAGTATATGGGTTCAAATGCTAACATTATTCGGTTCTGGTGCATGTGGGGTTATTCCCTCACCATTTTCATTATGTCCTCT TTTCTATTGCTTGTTCCAGTTGGATTTCTTCGTTGGATTATAATAATCCTTTCCGGCGTCGCTTCAGCTAGCTTTGTTGCCTTGAACCTAAGGTCTTTTATAGAAGGAAATGATGTTTCAGTGGCTGTAATTGCTGCATTTTTCTTGCAAATTGCTTTGGCTGTCTTCATCAAGGTTCGTTTCTTTGGATAA